Below is a genomic region from Mucilaginibacter auburnensis.
ATCAGCAAACTGCTCATTAATTCATCTTTTAACTGCAATGATGCTTCAGACAGCGCATACATTTCATTCTGCGACTTATTGCCTACGTGGTGCACAGAAATTTTATCAAGAGATGCTTCAAAAAAGGTTACCATATTGCGGGACAAGTTATGATTTTTGTTTGACGCTTAATGGTTACTATTCATCAGTAAATTGCGACCTTTACATCGCGCCCAGATGGTGTGTTTTTAACCACCCTATGAGCCGTGAAATTACGAACAATGAACTATATAACAGAAACCATTGTAGCATTAGCAACACCGCCCGGAAGCGGTGCTATAGGAATTATACGCCTGTCTGGACCAAATGCTATAACCATTGCCAATAAAGTTTTTAAAGGAAAAGACCTAACTCAGCAAAGCTCACATACCATTCATTTCGGTAATATAGTTGACGGCGATATGTTACTCGACGAAGTGCTGGTATCATTATTTGTAGGGCCGAAGTCTTATACCCGCGAAAATGTTGTAGAGATATCATGCCACGGTTCTAATTACATTATTGAGTCTATAATTAAGTTGCTGGTTAAAAACGGTGCGAGAAACGCCAAGCCCGGCGAGTTTACGTTGAGAGCATTTTTAAATGGCCAACTTGACTTGTCGCAGGCAGAAGCTGTTGCAGATTTGATAGCGTCTAACTCAAAAGCATCACAACAAATTGCCTTGCAGCAATTGCGGGGTGGTTTTAGCAACCAGTTGCAAGTTTTAAGAGAGCAATTGGTGCAATTTGCGTCGTTAATTGAGTTGGAGCTTGACTTTGCAGAAGAAGACGTTGAGTTTGCCAACCGTGATCAGTTAAAAAAATTGATCAACGATATTTTAAAAGTTATAACAGCGTTAATCCAATCGTTTGAATTAGGCAATGCTATTAAGCAGGGAATTAACACGGTGATAGCAGGTAGGCCTAACGCCGGTAAATCAACTTTACTTAACGCGCTGCTAAACGAAGAGCGTGCTATTGTAAGCCATATACCGGGTACTACACGTGACACGATAGAGGAGGTGCTTAATATTAATGGCATCAACTTCCGTTTAATTGATACTGCTGGCATACGAGAGGCTACAGATACTATTGAAAAAATAGGTGTGGAGCGTACAATGGAAAAAATAAGTCAATCTGCTTTGCTTATTTACTTGTATGATGCTGCGCAAATTACTTTGGCCGAATTGAATGAAGATCTGGAAAAGCTTAGTAAGCCTGGTATTAATATGTTAGTTGTGGCTAACAAAGCCGATCTGCTTTCTAATGATGAAAAAGCTGCTATTCCCCAAACCGAAAGCGCTGTTATTGTGTCTGCTAAAGAAAAACAGCACATTGATGAGCTAAAACTTAAAATCTATCATGCGGCTGTCAAAAAGCGACTGGAGGGTCAGGATATCTTGGTAACCAATGTTAGACACCTCGAGGCACTACAAAAAACAGAGGATGCACTTGTAAGGGTTTTAAGTGGGATGGAGGATATTACGTCAGATTTTCTTGCTATGGATATTAAACAGGCCTTACATTACTTAGGTGAAATAACGGGTTCTGTTACAACCGATGATTTACTGGATAATATATTTAGTAAATTCTGTATCGGCAAGTAAAGCAGCTACAGCCACTTTACCGGGTATTTGAAAATAATAGGAAAGGATGTATTATTCATTTATCCGCGTTTCAACGTGATAACTGCTATCTCCGGCCACATTCCAATTCGACCCTTGAGTCCCAGAAAGCCAAAACCTCTGTTAACATATAGGTAACGACCTGCGTTTTCGTAAAGGCCCAGCCATTGTTTATAGACATATTGCACAGGACTCCATTTAAGCCCGAGAAAATCAATACCGAACTGCATACCGTGCGTGTGCCCCGACAACGTTAAATCAATAGGCTTTTCGTGATTCAAGGTAACAGCTTCCCAGTGGGAGGGATCATGTGATAGCAGTATCTTGAATGCGTCATTATCTACGTTATTGGTGGCTTTACTAAGATCGCCATATTTGTGAAAACCACCTTTTCCCCAATTTTCTACGCCAATAATCGTAATAGAAGCGCCATTCCTGTGGAGCTGAACAGACTCGTCCAACAACAACTTAAAGCCAATGTCGGCGTGCACTTCCTTAAGGCGTTTTAAATTGGCCGTTTTTGCTTCCGCGCTTTCCCAACTAATATAATCGCCATAATCATGATTACCCAGTACCGAATATTTGCCGGTATTTGCTTTAAGTCCGGCAAAAGGTATTATCCATGGTTCCATTTCGCTAGCCTTATTGTTAACCAGGTCGCCAGTAAACAGGATAACGTCGCTACGCTGAGCATTGATCAGATCAAGGCCTTTTTGCACGCCGGCTGCGTCTGTAAAACTGCCTGAGTGCACGTCGGTTATCTGGGTAAGCGTAAATCCATCAAAAGCTTCGGGCAGATTGGGAAAACGCAGTGTAGTTTTCTTTAAACGATAAAAGTGGCGGCCCCGAGTAATGCCAAACAGTACTACCGAAAAAGCGATGAATGCCACACCGATTGCCAATTGGCTGATTAAGATGGAACGTGGCGGAAAGTCACGGAATATCCGGGTAATATCTTCTAATAATAGGATAGGCGCAGCTGCTACGCCTGGAACAAAGGCTAACAACATCAAACCCATCAACCAGGTAATAAGTGTCTGCTGTAAAGGGGAACCACGCCGTACAAAAAATGCGGCCAATATGCCTGCCATCAATAAAAGATTAGCTGTCCAGTAAACTATTGCATATTGATTAGTGGCGACAGTTGTTTTGATAGCCTGATAAAAATAAAGGTTGCTCAACAACCAGATCAGGATAATAAGAGGGAATCTTTTTAACATAAATCAACAGACGATACAAAACCATAAACATTTTAATCAATCGCTCGAAATGATTTATAAATGACACTTAGGCTAAATTGTATTTTATTCATTTGACTTCGGCAATATCTGTTTTGCGTTTTTTTCGCAGCTATCAAAATCCACAATATTAATTGACTTAACAGATTTACATGCTGGTTGATCCATAATTTCAAAAAGGGTACAACCCTTAGTTAATTAGAATATTCCCAGGAATTTTTTTCTTTTTTTCTTTGCCGGCGGCGGAATATAATTTTTTTGCTGTGTTGCTTTAATCCGGTCAATGCTGTCCATTCTTAATCTGATTACATGTTCACGCTCAGCCCTCATCATACTGTCTGTATTATAAGGTTTTAAAAACGTATATGGCGATTCGTAAACCGGGGCGTAAGTGTTGCCGTTTGTCTTGGACGAGAATACTTTAAAAAGAAATAATGAAAGAAACAAGCCCGCTATGCTCACTACCCCAATTAATAATTTTTTTGAAATGACAACCATCCTCTTATCGCGCTCAAAAACATTAAGGTAATGGTTATAAGATGTTCCGTCAGCTCCTTTAATAGCTGCAAGTTGTTCGCGGAGTCGTGTGTTTTCAGTATTTAATGCCACTGCACTCAGTGCGTCTGTTTGGGCAGATGCGGCAGATAAACTACCATTTATTATATTATTGTGTAGGTCTGTACCGTCAGCAAATCTCTCTTCAGGATTTTTTTGAAGACATTTATGTAGCAAACGCATAAACCAATCAGGTATCTGCATCTCCAGCACTTTCTTGTCTTCACTCCAATGTTCCGGCAAGTTAGCTTTGCGCAAAGTAGCAGCATTTGGTATATCCTGTTCCATATGGCTCACCATTACCGCGTTATGGCCGGTATCTCCATTGCCCGGAAGCGGGAAGGGTACCTGGCCTGTAAGCAACTCATACAAAATTATTCCGTAGCTATATATATCGGTTTGCAAAAGCATTTTACCTTCGTTCTGTTCAGGAGCCATGAATTCAATAGCTCCGGCATGGCGCATACTGCTGCGACGCTGTTCTTCAGTCATTATAGCTAAACCAAAATCAAGCAGCACATAGTTACCTGTGTGTATATTGTACTTTACGTTGTTGCTTTTAATATCGCCATGTTTAACACCAACCTTGTGGCAATGCGCAAGCGCGCATGCTAACTGATCGGCAACTTTTATCAATTCTTTTAAAGTAAAGATCTTGTCGTGCGGTGCCTGCAGCAATTCGGCCAGGTCAGGGCCCTCAATATATTCCATTTCAATAAATGGAAAGGAGCCACTTTCTGTAATACCTGAACTCAATATCTTAACTACATTGGGGCTTGGGTTCTCATTAACCTTTTGTAGTTTAGCTACCTCATTTAAGTAATTGCGATAATTTTTATCATTTTGGTCTTCCGTATATAACGGAGTTGGTATCAGCTTTACCGCCGAATAAATAGGGCCGTAGCGCCTGCCTTTGTAAACAGAACCCTGGCCACCTGTACGCAATGCACCAAGGTTTTCTAATCCATCAGCTATAGTAAATACCTTACTCATTTTTAAGGGATTTATAGCTAAATTCAATTACTGCTGACTCTCCCAATACTATCTGATCACCCTCCTGCAATTCGTGGCCAATGTGGGTAGCGTGTAATTTTGTTATCTGTTCATTAGCTTCTGACCGTATTTTTACTTTATTGCGGGGAGGTATGCCACCCTCATCGGCGAATATCATAAAGCGCCCTGCATCGTTGTTCCACTCAATATGTGCGTGCTGTCTGCTGATGAATCTGTTTTCTTTGCTTTTACTCTCTGACGGAAATGCTATGTGGTTGGTGCGGAAATATCCTTCATCAGACTGTGTTTTTTTATCGCGACCAATGTTAATTTTACCGCTTTCTGATTTTAGTATATACTCTGATTCCAATGTCTCTCCGCTTAAAGCACGTATATAAGCTGTGGCTTCTTTTTTTATAGCGTGTTTAGCTGTTTTAACAAAAAATGCTGCATCAATATTAAGAGCCTTTGTTGCTTCGGTAGGAATGTTTTCATCAAATATTACATCAAGCGACCAATTCGTGGGAAGCGCTACTGCATAATCGTCAGCAGTTCTTTGTATCTCGTCCCTCAATAATTGGGGTTGTTCGGCATAAACAGCGGCTTCATAAACATGTTTATCCGCATCGGTAGTATTTATATAAAGGCAAACACCTTTTATGTTACCACCTTCGCCGCCTTCTGCCTTTTGCAATTGTTGTTTAATAAATTGAAGTAGGGCGTGGCGCACACCTTTCACATCTGACGGGCGCTCATCAGCATCATTGTTAAAAAAATTGAATACCATGTTTAATGTTGACGTTTTTTTCAACCTGTTTGTTTAACCTAACCTTCATTGATTTGTTTGCGGAGTAATATCTTTAATATAACCCTTTTTAATTAAGAATGGTACAACGTGCCGCCCGGCCAGATGCACCGCGTCTGACGAGCCTTTGGTTGATTCTATACGTACACAAACCACAATATTGCCATTGTATTTTGCCATTGGAGCAAAAAATACATACCAACCATCATTGATCTGTTCTTTTTTCCAGATGCGCTCGGGAGTACCTGTTTTACCCGCTACTGAAACACCCAATGTATATCTTTTAGGGGCACTTTGCTCTATCATATATTCACGTAAAAGCTGCGCGTATTTTGGATTGTTAGCCAATTTTATCGCTGGCTTCACAGGAAGCAGAGAATCGCTTACCTCCAAAACATAGCGGTTATTAATTAACATACCATTATTTGCTACGCCTGATGCCAGGCGGGCTATCGCCGCTGGCGTAGCAATTAATTCGCCCTGTCCCCACGCCATACCCGAAATACCTTTTGCGCGTGTTAGGCGAATGTTGTTAGGATTATAGCGCGGTTTTGTATTAAACTCTGTTCTGCGCCATAGTTGTCGCCACTTTTCTTCCTGAGCGGCATTTTCTTCGGGCTTATTATAATAGTAGCCCCCTACACCATGTAAAAACATACCGGTTTTTAAATACAAATCGCCCATTTGCTCCTGCAAATGTTCCTGGTTGGCCAGCTTAATAAAGTAAACGTTATTTGATTTTACCAACCCGCGGCGCAGGTCAATTACGCCGGTTTCATCAGGTTCCAAACCTTTAGTGCGAATGCGTTCCGAAGTACTTACGGAGTATCGTTTATTGGCAGCAGCCAACCCCAGTTTATTGAAGGCAGCCATAGATGTAAGTACTTTAGCCGTTGAGCCAGGTTGAGTAAAGTGTGTAAAGCCCAGGTCAGAAGTTGTTATCCATTGCGATAGCTGGTTTTGTTCAGCATAACTCATGGTCAGTTTTTCCCAGTTATGAACAGGTGGGAGCGGATATACTGCCGAAGTTAACACGTCACCGGTATTAGCCTGCATTATAACCACTGATACCCTGTTATCATTTAGTGAGGTATCTGTTGCTATAGAGCGTTGTATACTGGTTTGTAAACCGGCATCCATAGTGAGCTTTACATCCCGGTTACGATTTTTAAAAGCTTCTACTTCTTTGCTGTTTATTCCGGCAAGTAGCAGCGGAGCGATAGCTTTATAATCTTTTTTAACCACGGTCATTTCTTTTACGCCCCGCGCGAGGTATCTGTTTTCAGAATAGCGTTTCGCTAATACAGTAAATCTGGTAGTGGGCATATCAAATCCACGCAGTTCGGCGGCGTGCTCATACTCGGCAAAGTAACCGTTTACGCTGCCATTAAACACGCCGGTATTTGCATCACCTGTCCAAAAAAACATCTGTTCATCAAATGGGTAATATCTGCTAACACGTTTATGCATTGCCGAGTCGAGGTTGTAATTCTCAATGCCTGCCCCATACAGTTTAAAGTGTTGTCGCTTCACGCTGTCCGGATCGCTGGTTGCTAATATCACACCGTTGCGGTCAAACAGCGATCCGGCTTTGAGCCTATTCATTAAAATAGCGATACGTGGGTTATAACTAAACATGCGCGCGCCACTTCTATCAGCAACAAGCGAGGGCTGGACAACCCAAATTTTGTTGTTAAATAAATAACGGGACACATTTACTGTTAATAGGAATATACCAATAAATGCTGCAAGAAGCGCGGGTACCAGATTATTATCTTGTTGTTTGGCTATGTAGTTCATTTGTACCGGTGTTCCCTTTACCCTTGATGCTGAGAGTAGAAATCCCGAAGCTAATAGATTAGCCACCAGCGATGAGCCCCCATAACTTTGGAACGGTAAAGATACGCCAGATAGCGGCAGGGCGCCGGTTGAGCCACCCGCAATAAGGATAAACTGCACAAAGGTGGAAATACCTATACCCGCACACAAGTAAAAAAGAAACGGCGTACCCGTTCGGCGCCCTATTATAATAGCACGGTGCAGATACAAAAGAAAGAGTACAAAAATGGTTACAATACCCATCCAGCCAAATTCTTCGCCCATTGATGGGAGTATCATATCTGTATGTGCCTCCGGGATAGTTTTAGCGTAGCCCTCACCAACACCTTGCCCGGTAATACCACCGCCCGCCATGGCCCAAAGTCCGTTAGCTACCTGATCGCCACCATAAACTTCATTGTTCCAGGCATCCTGCCAAATGGCTTTTCGATCAACTAAACGCTGCACAGGGCCAGGGAATAATTTATCCAGATAAGGAACTTGGTCTATTGTTAAAAACGCAGCCATTATCAGCAGCACCATCATAGCCGATTCACTTAATTGTTTGCGCTGTAATAACATCAGTAACGCTACAATACTCAGTGTTACACCAGCAGAAAGCCATACGTTTTTGAGTATCCACGACACAATTACATAAAGCACCACCGATACAGCCATAAACATAAAATCGCCGCGCGAAAAGGAGAACAATGCAATAAAAGTGAAACACACTACCATTGCCGGCCCTAAATCGCCCAGAAGCAAAAACAACATTAGCGTGGTAAGTATGGATATCAGCGCAAACCAAAAAAACGACCAGCGTTTTCGCCAACTGGTGTATTCGCTGATGAGCTTTTCGTTAACTGCAAAAAAACCTGCCAGAAAAAGTATGATAAGATATTTTACTATTTCGCTAGGCTGAAAGCCAAATAGATTAACCTTTACACCGCTACCTTCGGGGCCGGTACCAAATGTTATGGTTAATGCTAATAAGCCTATTGCTGAAATTACCCAGGGCCAACCATTTGCAGACGATGGTAGATTTTTAAATACCAGCATGCGGTACAAACGCGAGTCTGTATTG
It encodes:
- a CDS encoding FtsW/RodA/SpoVE family cell cycle protein, which gives rise to MDQNKPATMPGRNIERSFLLAVTILLALFFFRLYTVLQTRFEDVESRVKDGTMINLNGKNPAAAVKLLLQKGYYFDDKRDVDLIENTVAAAIKPGETIDNIGELNKRRFNLLADEAYVKGGESFKSRVDASRSLLGYTGNDSLTFIQEKRSPSTLPSVVDLKMGEHTMDGFILNKATPVPGVLVKLELILPQDSIYNDEPIEDIKIVTAKKNGITTVNLPDSAGKKHLQELSAYARTDNKGHFAFTNLPANKAFKVLPLQPGFQFGSSQGVQDLDGDASFTFQQTPHTIRLFSTRDFNILKKEKALIIRTPQEFNRWFIIIAASLIAAFVLMHIVLSWKFRAADQFILPVIMLFTGLSFLTLLSLQDPLRDRFLAKDSLAYLVIGFFVMLIVLFVNLRSFNTDSRLYRMLVFKNLPSSANGWPWVISAIGLLALTITFGTGPEGSGVKVNLFGFQPSEIVKYLIILFLAGFFAVNEKLISEYTSWRKRWSFFWFALISILTTLMLFLLLGDLGPAMVVCFTFIALFSFSRGDFMFMAVSVVLYVIVSWILKNVWLSAGVTLSIVALLMLLQRKQLSESAMMVLLIMAAFLTIDQVPYLDKLFPGPVQRLVDRKAIWQDAWNNEVYGGDQVANGLWAMAGGGITGQGVGEGYAKTIPEAHTDMILPSMGEEFGWMGIVTIFVLFLLYLHRAIIIGRRTGTPFLFYLCAGIGISTFVQFILIAGGSTGALPLSGVSLPFQSYGGSSLVANLLASGFLLSASRVKGTPVQMNYIAKQQDNNLVPALLAAFIGIFLLTVNVSRYLFNNKIWVVQPSLVADRSGARMFSYNPRIAILMNRLKAGSLFDRNGVILATSDPDSVKRQHFKLYGAGIENYNLDSAMHKRVSRYYPFDEQMFFWTGDANTGVFNGSVNGYFAEYEHAAELRGFDMPTTRFTVLAKRYSENRYLARGVKEMTVVKKDYKAIAPLLLAGINSKEVEAFKNRNRDVKLTMDAGLQTSIQRSIATDTSLNDNRVSVVIMQANTGDVLTSAVYPLPPVHNWEKLTMSYAEQNQLSQWITTSDLGFTHFTQPGSTAKVLTSMAAFNKLGLAAANKRYSVSTSERIRTKGLEPDETGVIDLRRGLVKSNNVYFIKLANQEHLQEQMGDLYLKTGMFLHGVGGYYYNKPEENAAQEEKWRQLWRRTEFNTKPRYNPNNIRLTRAKGISGMAWGQGELIATPAAIARLASGVANNGMLINNRYVLEVSDSLLPVKPAIKLANNPKYAQLLREYMIEQSAPKRYTLGVSVAGKTGTPERIWKKEQINDGWYVFFAPMAKYNGNIVVCVRIESTKGSSDAVHLAGRHVVPFLIKKGYIKDITPQTNQ
- a CDS encoding serine/threonine protein kinase, whose product is MSKVFTIADGLENLGALRTGGQGSVYKGRRYGPIYSAVKLIPTPLYTEDQNDKNYRNYLNEVAKLQKVNENPSPNVVKILSSGITESGSFPFIEMEYIEGPDLAELLQAPHDKIFTLKELIKVADQLACALAHCHKVGVKHGDIKSNNVKYNIHTGNYVLLDFGLAIMTEEQRRSSMRHAGAIEFMAPEQNEGKMLLQTDIYSYGIILYELLTGQVPFPLPGNGDTGHNAVMVSHMEQDIPNAATLRKANLPEHWSEDKKVLEMQIPDWFMRLLHKCLQKNPEERFADGTDLHNNIINGSLSAASAQTDALSAVALNTENTRLREQLAAIKGADGTSYNHYLNVFERDKRMVVISKKLLIGVVSIAGLFLSLFLFKVFSSKTNGNTYAPVYESPYTFLKPYNTDSMMRAEREHVIRLRMDSIDRIKATQQKNYIPPPAKKKRKKFLGIF
- a CDS encoding metallophosphoesterase, giving the protein MLKRFPLIILIWLLSNLYFYQAIKTTVATNQYAIVYWTANLLLMAGILAAFFVRRGSPLQQTLITWLMGLMLLAFVPGVAAAPILLLEDITRIFRDFPPRSILISQLAIGVAFIAFSVVLFGITRGRHFYRLKKTTLRFPNLPEAFDGFTLTQITDVHSGSFTDAAGVQKGLDLINAQRSDVILFTGDLVNNKASEMEPWIIPFAGLKANTGKYSVLGNHDYGDYISWESAEAKTANLKRLKEVHADIGFKLLLDESVQLHRNGASITIIGVENWGKGGFHKYGDLSKATNNVDNDAFKILLSHDPSHWEAVTLNHEKPIDLTLSGHTHGMQFGIDFLGLKWSPVQYVYKQWLGLYENAGRYLYVNRGFGFLGLKGRIGMWPEIAVITLKRG
- the mnmE gene encoding tRNA uridine-5-carboxymethylaminomethyl(34) synthesis GTPase MnmE, translating into MNYITETIVALATPPGSGAIGIIRLSGPNAITIANKVFKGKDLTQQSSHTIHFGNIVDGDMLLDEVLVSLFVGPKSYTRENVVEISCHGSNYIIESIIKLLVKNGARNAKPGEFTLRAFLNGQLDLSQAEAVADLIASNSKASQQIALQQLRGGFSNQLQVLREQLVQFASLIELELDFAEEDVEFANRDQLKKLINDILKVITALIQSFELGNAIKQGINTVIAGRPNAGKSTLLNALLNEERAIVSHIPGTTRDTIEEVLNINGINFRLIDTAGIREATDTIEKIGVERTMEKISQSALLIYLYDAAQITLAELNEDLEKLSKPGINMLVVANKADLLSNDEKAAIPQTESAVIVSAKEKQHIDELKLKIYHAAVKKRLEGQDILVTNVRHLEALQKTEDALVRVLSGMEDITSDFLAMDIKQALHYLGEITGSVTTDDLLDNIFSKFCIGK
- a CDS encoding FHA domain-containing protein yields the protein MVFNFFNNDADERPSDVKGVRHALLQFIKQQLQKAEGGEGGNIKGVCLYINTTDADKHVYEAAVYAEQPQLLRDEIQRTADDYAVALPTNWSLDVIFDENIPTEATKALNIDAAFFVKTAKHAIKKEATAYIRALSGETLESEYILKSESGKINIGRDKKTQSDEGYFRTNHIAFPSESKSKENRFISRQHAHIEWNNDAGRFMIFADEGGIPPRNKVKIRSEANEQITKLHATHIGHELQEGDQIVLGESAVIEFSYKSLKNE